The Flavobacterium sp. 123 genome contains a region encoding:
- a CDS encoding TetR/AcrR family transcriptional regulator, giving the protein MTTEEKIFNAARIVFQKKGFAGARMQEIADEAGINKAMLHYCFKNKQSLFEAVFIKAFGQLAPQINLIFNSEETVFNKIKKFTDSYISFVIEHPFLPQFVIQEMNNNPEFVLKFLTNTNRPNPTHMILQIEKEIADGIIKPIQPKQLLLDIFSMTVFPFAAQMMVKGILQISDDEFNQMMEIRKMSIAEQIINSIKK; this is encoded by the coding sequence ATGACAACTGAAGAAAAAATATTTAACGCTGCTCGAATTGTATTTCAAAAAAAAGGATTTGCTGGAGCAAGAATGCAAGAAATAGCAGATGAAGCTGGAATTAATAAAGCGATGCTTCATTATTGTTTCAAAAACAAACAATCCCTGTTTGAGGCTGTATTTATAAAAGCTTTCGGTCAATTAGCGCCACAGATTAATTTAATTTTCAATTCAGAAGAAACTGTTTTCAATAAAATAAAAAAATTTACGGATAGCTATATTTCATTTGTAATTGAACACCCTTTTCTACCTCAATTTGTAATCCAAGAAATGAATAACAATCCAGAGTTTGTACTGAAATTTTTAACTAACACAAACAGACCAAACCCTACCCATATGATTCTTCAAATTGAAAAAGAAATAGCAGATGGAATCATAAAACCAATTCAACCTAAACAATTATTATTAGATATTTTTTCGATGACCGTATTCCCTTTTGCTGCTCAAATGATGGTAAAAGGAATTCTACAAATTTCAGATGATGAATTCAATCAAATGATGGAAATTAGAAAAATGAGTATTGCTGAACAAATTATTAATTCCATAAAAAAATGA
- the miaA gene encoding tRNA (adenosine(37)-N6)-dimethylallyltransferase MiaA, with protein sequence MKYLITIIGPTAIGKTALSITLAQHFKCAIISCDSRQFFKEMTIGTAVPSPEELASATHHFIQNKSIHEDYSVGDFEKEAIAKLNELYQNNDYVILVGGSGLYVDAILKGFDEFPDIDSSVRLNVNSNYEKLGIGYLQQQLQTLDPDYFEKIKTENPQTLQNPQRMMRFVEVCIGTGKPYSSFLNQKKNNRNFTPIIIGLEAERSVIYDRINQRVDIMVKEGLIEEAKKLYPNKDLNALQTVGYRELFSHFDGDFSLAFAIEEIKKNTRRFSKRQLTWFKRTENTKWFDYLEDRTKIIEYITKTIHNS encoded by the coding sequence ATGAAATACTTAATCACTATTATAGGTCCTACTGCAATTGGAAAAACGGCTCTAAGTATCACTTTAGCACAACATTTCAAATGCGCCATTATTTCGTGTGATAGTCGGCAATTTTTTAAAGAAATGACAATAGGAACTGCTGTTCCAAGTCCAGAAGAATTAGCTTCGGCAACACATCATTTCATTCAAAACAAATCGATTCATGAGGATTATTCTGTTGGTGATTTCGAAAAAGAAGCTATTGCCAAACTTAATGAATTGTATCAAAATAATGATTATGTAATTCTGGTAGGTGGTTCTGGCTTGTATGTCGATGCAATTTTAAAAGGTTTCGATGAGTTTCCAGATATTGATTCTTCGGTACGATTGAATGTGAATTCAAATTATGAAAAATTAGGTATCGGTTATTTACAACAACAACTTCAAACTTTGGATCCTGATTATTTTGAAAAAATAAAAACAGAAAATCCACAAACCCTTCAAAACCCGCAACGAATGATGCGCTTTGTAGAAGTTTGTATTGGAACTGGAAAACCCTATTCTTCTTTTTTAAATCAAAAGAAAAACAACCGAAACTTCACTCCTATCATCATTGGATTAGAAGCCGAAAGAAGCGTTATTTATGACCGAATCAATCAACGGGTTGATATTATGGTCAAAGAAGGGCTGATTGAAGAAGCTAAAAAATTATATCCAAACAAAGATTTAAATGCCTTACAAACTGTAGGATATCGCGAATTATTTAGTCATTTTGATGGAGATTTCAGTCTTGCTTTTGCTATCGAAGAAATCAAAAAAAACACACGCCGATTTTCAAAACGTCAACTGACTTGGTTCAAAAGAACTGAGAATACTAAATGGTTTGATTATCTAGAAGATAGAACTAAAATTATAGAATATATCACAAAAACAATTCATAATTCATAA
- a CDS encoding acyl-[acyl-carrier-protein] thioesterase: MPISPDFTSILSKDWEINFTQCAPNGYLKYTELCNLLQLTAAAHSEIGGISFSDMQEFNQAWVLSRMRVEIIDLPKWRDTVTVKTWINSLENSRSVRALEMYVNGKKIVGSETFWAVFNTEKRRPETLALPYEHFELYPDTKATVETFSKINITHEKEMLFERTVCLSDLDIVNHANNVKYFEWCLDLVDEKLILNQQIESFEMNFLKELSLKDKVSIHENINEDNTIFSITKEDKTSFALQLNWK, from the coding sequence ATGCCAATTTCACCAGACTTCACTTCCATTCTAAGCAAAGATTGGGAAATAAATTTTACGCAATGCGCACCTAATGGCTATTTAAAATACACTGAATTATGTAATTTATTACAATTAACTGCAGCTGCACATTCTGAAATTGGAGGTATCAGTTTTTCGGATATGCAAGAATTTAATCAGGCGTGGGTGTTGAGTAGAATGCGGGTTGAAATCATCGATTTACCTAAATGGCGAGATACCGTTACCGTAAAAACCTGGATTAATTCATTAGAAAATTCGCGTTCCGTTCGTGCCTTAGAAATGTATGTAAATGGCAAAAAGATTGTAGGTTCCGAAACATTTTGGGCTGTTTTCAATACTGAAAAACGAAGACCAGAAACATTAGCTCTTCCCTATGAACATTTTGAATTGTATCCCGATACAAAAGCTACTGTGGAAACATTTTCAAAAATTAATATTACTCATGAAAAAGAAATGCTTTTTGAGAGAACCGTTTGTTTATCTGATTTAGATATTGTCAATCACGCTAATAATGTAAAATATTTCGAATGGTGCTTAGATTTAGTTGATGAAAAATTAATTCTAAACCAACAAATAGAAAGTTTTGAAATGAATTTTCTAAAAGAATTATCTCTAAAAGACAAGGTATCCATTCACGAAAATATAAATGAAGACAACACTATTTTTAGCATAACAAAAGAGGATAAAACTAGTTTTGCTTTGCAACTAAACTGGAAATAA
- a CDS encoding 3-hydroxyacyl-CoA dehydrogenase family protein — translation MKTIAVIGAGTMGNGIAHTFAQSGFTVKLIDVSEKSLDKGMATIAANLDRMLARGTITQEDVVKTITNIITYTDIKDGVVGVDLVVEAATENVALKLNIFKQLNEACSHNTILATNTSSISITQIGAVVAHPERVIGMHFMNPVPIMKLVEIIRGYNTSDEVTKIIMNLSEKLGKTPVEVNDYPGFVANRILMPMINEAIETLYNKVAGVYEIDTVMKLGMVHPMGPLQLADFIGLDVCLAILNVMYDGFKNPKYAPCPLLVNMVRAGKMGVKSGEGFYDYSESKKAEKIAKQFI, via the coding sequence ATGAAAACAATCGCCGTAATCGGAGCTGGAACAATGGGTAACGGAATTGCTCATACATTTGCCCAAAGTGGTTTCACCGTAAAATTAATTGATGTTTCAGAAAAGTCACTAGATAAAGGAATGGCTACTATTGCAGCCAATTTAGATCGAATGTTAGCCAGAGGAACTATCACTCAAGAAGATGTTGTAAAAACAATTACAAATATTATAACCTATACTGACATCAAAGATGGTGTTGTAGGTGTTGATTTAGTGGTTGAAGCAGCAACCGAAAACGTAGCGTTAAAACTGAATATTTTCAAGCAATTAAACGAAGCTTGTTCTCACAATACTATTTTAGCAACGAATACTTCTTCTATTTCCATTACACAAATTGGTGCTGTTGTAGCGCATCCAGAGCGAGTGATTGGAATGCACTTTATGAATCCAGTGCCAATTATGAAATTAGTCGAAATCATTCGCGGATACAATACTAGCGATGAAGTGACGAAAATCATCATGAATTTATCCGAAAAATTAGGTAAAACGCCTGTTGAAGTTAACGATTATCCTGGTTTTGTAGCTAATAGAATTTTGATGCCTATGATCAACGAAGCCATCGAAACACTATACAATAAAGTAGCTGGTGTTTATGAAATTGACACCGTGATGAAACTCGGAATGGTACATCCGATGGGACCATTGCAACTAGCTGATTTTATTGGATTAGACGTTTGTTTGGCGATTCTAAACGTAATGTATGACGGATTCAAAAACCCAAAATATGCGCCTTGTCCACTATTAGTAAATATGGTTCGCGCAGGTAAAATGGGTGTAAAATCTGGTGAAGGTTTCTACGATTATAGCGAAAGTAAAAAAGCAGAAAAGATTGCTAAACAATTTATTTAA
- a CDS encoding four helix bundle protein, producing MEVNEPNFDKIYNFEDRLVRFAGECIFFVRKLEKSYEIEYYKNQLIRSSGSSSLNYGEAQGTITSKDFIFKVSLSVKELKESRNSLKVLDYIKAGDLEERKWLLTEVEELIAIASKMINNKK from the coding sequence ATGGAAGTTAATGAGCCTAACTTTGATAAAATTTACAATTTTGAAGATAGATTAGTTCGATTTGCTGGCGAATGTATTTTCTTTGTTAGAAAATTAGAAAAGTCATATGAAATTGAATATTATAAAAATCAACTAATTAGATCTTCAGGTAGTTCTTCTTTAAATTATGGAGAAGCTCAAGGAACGATTACAAGCAAGGATTTTATTTTTAAAGTCTCCCTTTCTGTTAAGGAACTGAAAGAATCAAGAAATTCTTTAAAAGTTCTTGATTACATAAAAGCAGGAGATTTAGAAGAACGAAAGTGGCTATTAACAGAAGTTGAAGAGCTTATAGCAATCGCTTCAAAAATGATAAATAATAAAAAATAA
- a CDS encoding YggS family pyridoxal phosphate-dependent enzyme → MSIAQNLLKIKSTLAEHVTLVAVSKTKPISDLMEAYDAGQRIFGENKIQEMAEKWEAMPKDIQWHMIGHVQSNKVKFMAPFVSLIHGIDSLKLLEEINKQALKNNRIIDCLLQIYIAEEESKFGLDEEELNEILASESFQKMKNIRIVGLMGMATFTDNQNQIKKEFTHLKAIFDNLKSKQTANLQLNTISMGMSGDYKLAIDCGSTMVRIGSSIFGGR, encoded by the coding sequence ATGTCAATAGCACAAAACCTCTTAAAAATAAAATCCACATTAGCTGAACATGTAACTCTGGTAGCGGTTTCAAAAACCAAACCTATTTCCGATTTGATGGAAGCTTACGATGCGGGTCAACGCATTTTTGGTGAAAATAAAATCCAGGAAATGGCAGAGAAATGGGAAGCGATGCCAAAAGACATTCAATGGCACATGATTGGTCACGTGCAGTCGAATAAAGTCAAATTTATGGCGCCTTTCGTGAGTTTAATTCACGGAATAGACAGCCTTAAATTATTAGAAGAAATCAATAAACAAGCGCTCAAAAACAATAGAATTATAGATTGTTTGCTTCAAATATATATTGCAGAAGAAGAAAGTAAATTTGGACTTGACGAAGAAGAATTAAATGAAATTCTAGCTTCTGAATCATTTCAGAAAATGAAAAACATTCGAATTGTTGGATTAATGGGAATGGCAACTTTTACGGATAACCAAAACCAAATCAAGAAAGAATTTACCCATTTGAAAGCTATCTTTGATAATTTGAAATCCAAGCAAACTGCAAACTTACAACTGAACACTATTTCTATGGGAATGTCAGGTGATTATAAACTGGCTATTGATTGTGGTAGCACGATGGTTAGAATAGGAAGTAGTATCTTTGGAGGACGATAA
- a CDS encoding exonuclease domain-containing protein, with protein sequence MYAILDIETTGGQFNEEGITEIAIYKFDGHEVVDQFISLVNPEIPIQPFVVKLTGINNAMLRSAPKFFEVAKRIIEMTNDCVIVAHNASFDYRILRTEFRRLGYDFQAKTICTVELSKKLIPEQPSYSLGKLVRALGIPMADRHRASGDAMATTKLFKMLLEKDLSKEIIKDFIKLEIEKGISPKLLDIVEHLPSKTGIYYVHNEKGNLIYIGKSRNIKKRINQHFTGNSTKCKKIQAGVFAVTYEETGSELIALLKESEEIKINKPILNRAQRKSIFQWALYVEKDENGYLNLSLQKADGRKKEITSFATLQEGKNALFRITASHHLCQKLTGLYQTKKDCFQYKIKECDGACIGKVPTAEYNLRVQEFIDKNSFENQNLILVDRGRTINERSAVLIENGIYKGYAFYDLNYQISNIEILKNIIIPMQNNRDVKTIIQSYIRKSKTLKVISF encoded by the coding sequence ATGTACGCAATACTTGACATAGAAACCACTGGAGGACAATTTAACGAAGAAGGAATCACTGAAATCGCCATCTACAAATTTGATGGTCATGAAGTTGTGGATCAGTTCATTAGTTTAGTTAATCCTGAAATTCCCATTCAGCCGTTTGTAGTAAAACTGACTGGCATAAATAATGCTATGTTACGTTCTGCTCCTAAGTTTTTTGAAGTAGCAAAACGCATTATCGAAATGACAAATGATTGCGTAATAGTAGCACATAATGCTTCTTTTGATTACAGAATTTTACGAACTGAATTCAGAAGATTAGGCTATGATTTTCAAGCTAAAACAATTTGTACTGTAGAACTTTCTAAAAAATTAATTCCAGAACAACCTTCTTATAGTTTAGGAAAATTAGTTCGTGCTTTAGGAATCCCAATGGCGGACAGACATAGAGCTAGTGGCGACGCTATGGCTACTACGAAGCTGTTCAAAATGCTTCTGGAAAAAGACTTATCCAAAGAAATTATTAAGGACTTTATTAAGCTCGAAATCGAAAAAGGAATTTCTCCAAAATTATTGGATATTGTTGAGCATTTACCTTCTAAAACAGGAATCTATTATGTTCATAATGAAAAAGGAAATCTAATTTATATTGGCAAAAGCCGAAATATAAAAAAGCGAATTAATCAGCATTTCACTGGGAATTCAACCAAATGTAAAAAAATTCAAGCTGGAGTTTTTGCTGTAACCTACGAAGAAACCGGAAGCGAATTAATTGCACTTTTGAAAGAAAGCGAAGAGATAAAAATCAATAAACCCATACTCAATAGAGCGCAACGAAAAAGTATTTTTCAATGGGCTTTATATGTTGAAAAAGATGAAAATGGCTATTTGAATTTAAGCCTGCAAAAAGCAGACGGTCGGAAAAAAGAAATTACTTCATTTGCTACATTGCAAGAAGGCAAAAATGCTTTATTCCGAATTACTGCAAGTCACCATTTATGCCAAAAATTGACAGGATTGTATCAAACTAAAAAAGACTGTTTTCAATATAAAATAAAAGAATGCGATGGGGCTTGCATTGGCAAAGTTCCTACAGCGGAATACAATCTGAGAGTTCAAGAGTTTATCGATAAGAATAGTTTCGAGAATCAAAACCTTATTCTTGTTGACAGAGGAAGAACAATCAATGAACGTTCCGCGGTTTTAATAGAAAATGGTATTTATAAAGGTTATGCTTTTTATGATTTGAACTATCAAATCAGTAATATCGAAATTCTAAAAAACATCATTATTCCTATGCAAAACAACCGTGATGTTAAGACTATTATTCAAAGTTACATCCGAAAAAGCAAAACATTAAAAGTGATTTCGTTTTAA